In Candidatus Limnocylindrales bacterium, one genomic interval encodes:
- a CDS encoding metal ABC transporter permease, whose product MIILEYLQQPFFRNAIIAGLLVAGLCSYLGVYVVLKRIVFVGAALAQISSAGVALALLLGFSPILFSLLFSILGITLFSLIPFRKKIPMEGIIGVSYVCASALGVLFVAKNPVGEARALSFLFGNILTVPKAEIVLLIFITFGIGLIHYLFYKEFILVSFDYEMARAQKIPAGFWDLLLYITLGITIAFSIKSAGILIVSAFLVIPAITARLTTNKIKWIFALAILFGALATILGLYLSVIFDLPSGSAIVATSVGILILITGFNLFKDLPGRLRMSLVLVSLGLSLLLPLRRAIAETPSPQTPESQSVPLLQQPLPQQPSRSSEGGLQIPNTGPLQPPPPQPSQQRMGFLQSLNPDIRVEVNFVGNRTFNGEGPGAESDILRNRFTVKEVELGFQASIDPYARADVFFSGENLLGDESEVGLEEAWLTLIRLPLGAQARLGKFR is encoded by the coding sequence ATGATCATACTAGAATATCTCCAACAACCTTTTTTTAGAAATGCTATTATTGCAGGTCTCCTTGTCGCAGGACTTTGCTCCTATCTAGGGGTTTATGTGGTTCTTAAACGTATTGTGTTTGTCGGGGCTGCCCTGGCCCAGATTTCTTCGGCAGGAGTAGCCTTGGCCCTTTTACTCGGTTTTAGCCCAATCCTTTTTTCTCTTTTGTTTAGTATCCTGGGGATAACTCTCTTTTCGCTTATTCCTTTTCGAAAAAAGATTCCAATGGAAGGAATCATTGGGGTAAGCTATGTCTGTGCCTCTGCTTTAGGAGTTTTATTTGTAGCCAAAAATCCCGTCGGAGAGGCTCGTGCCCTAAGTTTCCTTTTTGGAAATATACTGACGGTTCCAAAGGCAGAAATTGTACTTTTAATATTCATAACCTTTGGAATAGGTTTAATCCACTATCTCTTTTATAAAGAGTTTATCCTGGTCTCCTTTGATTATGAAATGGCCCGGGCCCAGAAGATTCCGGCAGGTTTTTGGGATCTGTTACTATATATAACCCTGGGTATAACTATTGCGTTTTCTATTAAATCTGCGGGAATCCTCATCGTGTCTGCTTTTTTGGTTATTCCCGCTATTACGGCCCGACTTACCACCAACAAGATTAAGTGGATCTTTGCATTGGCCATCCTTTTCGGTGCCCTGGCCACTATCCTGGGTTTGTATCTGTCTGTTATTTTCGATCTCCCGTCAGGTTCCGCTATTGTTGCCACCTCGGTGGGTATTCTTATCTTAATAACCGGTTTTAATCTTTTCAAAGATTTGCCGGGACGCTTGAGAATGTCCCTGGTTCTCGTTTCCCTTGGACTCAGTTTGCTTTTACCTTTACGCAGAGCTATCGCAGAAACCCCTTCACCCCAAACTCCAGAATCGCAATCGGTTCCTTTACTACAACAACCGCTTCCTCAGCAACCCTCCCGGTCATCCGAGGGTGGGCTACAAATCCCCAATACCGGACCACTTCAACCACCTCCTCCGCAACCTTCCCAGCAGCGAATGGGATTTCTTCAATCCCTCAACCCGGATATACGGGTAGAGGTTAATTTCGTCGGAAATAGAACTTTTAACGGAGAAGGGCCGGGAGCAGAGTCAGACATACTTCGAAATCGATTCACCGTGAAAGAGGTCGAACTTGGATTTCAAGCCTCGATAGATCCTTATGCTCGAGCCGATGTGTTCTTCTCCGGAGAAAACCTTTTAGGAGATGAAAGTGAAGTCGGCCTGGAAGAAGCCTGGTTGACCTTGATTCGACTCCCCCTGGGCGCCCAGGCCAGACTTGGTAAGTTCCGAT